From the Pseudarthrobacter sp. MM222 genome, one window contains:
- a CDS encoding ABC transporter substrate-binding protein, giving the protein MSHPIDVGSVLGGRYKVTATVLTSHDQDLVLDGVDQVLNRAVSILVAGPDNADQVARSAREVATGERPGHVQILDLGVSDLTTYLITNHTSAADLLDLVVSSNPPYVEPFFTDTLGSEIFGQARSKEPETYDGLYDDEEVDAGYIDYGQQQRAAAEPKSPPVQPSREPSRPTSPLSPPAGAAAAAAAGMAAASGPKKSPKAAPQKPTPQTTAPQPVQNVGASQPTTMQPGVPSAPEATPDKPKVSLWSEDDYNYDGSAEQEHSSPRAQPAAVNAAGGVVLPAEQDRKPRNFPVAARNAEADEDDYKENDEPGREPRSMRWLVGGLLAAVLVVGLIFAVTNLGSLFKSSPPPAAGTSPASSPAAGSGSPSSSASSAPAAGPPAIEAVTRTGDFDFAGTYDADLAKTFDGNGASYWSDMEFATDNWGGLATEVPLVVKLEDPSQVSSVTLSQLGASGGNISVLTNDRPSLDGAKQVGSNSFTSPDLTISLQEPVTAQYVIVSIKTLPKLAAPKTRYGFGLRLAEIKVQ; this is encoded by the coding sequence GTGTCCCACCCGATCGATGTCGGATCAGTACTAGGTGGCCGCTATAAGGTCACTGCCACCGTACTGACTTCGCATGACCAGGATCTGGTGCTGGACGGCGTCGATCAGGTTCTCAACCGTGCCGTGAGCATCCTGGTGGCCGGCCCGGACAACGCCGACCAGGTGGCCAGAAGCGCCCGCGAAGTGGCCACAGGCGAGCGGCCCGGGCACGTGCAGATCCTCGATCTGGGCGTCAGCGACCTCACCACGTATCTGATCACCAACCACACCTCCGCGGCCGACCTGCTGGATCTGGTGGTCTCCTCTAACCCGCCGTACGTCGAACCGTTCTTCACGGACACGCTGGGCAGCGAGATCTTCGGCCAAGCACGCTCCAAAGAACCCGAAACCTACGACGGCCTCTACGACGATGAGGAAGTCGACGCCGGTTACATCGACTACGGACAGCAGCAGCGGGCGGCCGCCGAGCCCAAGTCGCCGCCGGTCCAGCCTTCCCGCGAACCCTCGCGACCGACTTCACCCCTGTCACCTCCCGCCGGAGCGGCGGCAGCCGCAGCAGCCGGGATGGCCGCTGCGAGCGGGCCGAAGAAGTCCCCGAAGGCCGCACCCCAGAAGCCGACGCCGCAGACGACGGCTCCCCAGCCGGTTCAGAATGTTGGCGCTTCCCAGCCGACCACGATGCAGCCGGGTGTACCGTCCGCCCCGGAAGCAACGCCGGACAAGCCGAAGGTTTCCTTGTGGTCCGAGGACGACTACAACTATGACGGATCCGCTGAACAGGAGCACTCCTCCCCGCGGGCCCAGCCTGCAGCCGTGAACGCTGCCGGTGGAGTCGTGCTTCCTGCGGAGCAAGACCGCAAGCCGCGTAATTTTCCCGTTGCCGCCCGGAACGCCGAGGCGGATGAAGATGACTACAAGGAGAACGACGAGCCCGGCCGGGAACCGCGCTCCATGCGCTGGCTCGTCGGGGGATTGCTGGCAGCCGTCCTGGTCGTAGGCCTGATTTTTGCCGTGACCAACCTCGGAAGCCTGTTCAAGAGCAGCCCGCCCCCCGCCGCCGGGACTTCCCCCGCCAGCTCCCCGGCCGCCGGCTCGGGGTCACCTTCATCGTCCGCCAGTTCCGCGCCCGCCGCCGGACCTCCAGCTATCGAGGCAGTCACCCGTACCGGCGACTTCGACTTCGCTGGAACGTATGACGCCGATCTGGCCAAGACGTTCGACGGAAACGGCGCCAGCTACTGGTCCGACATGGAATTCGCCACCGACAATTGGGGCGGGTTGGCCACCGAGGTGCCGTTGGTGGTCAAACTCGAGGACCCCTCACAGGTCTCGTCGGTGACCTTGAGCCAGCTGGGTGCCTCCGGCGGAAACATCAGCGTCCTCACCAACGACCGTCCGTCCCTGGATGGAGCAAAGCAGGTCGGAAGCAACAGTTTCACGTCTCCGGATCTCACCATCTCCTTGCAGGAACCGGTTACCGCGCAGTACGTGATTGTGTCCATTAAGACCCTTCCCAAGCTCGCAGCCCCCAAGACGCGCTACGGTTTTGGCCTGCGTCTCGCCGAGATCAAAGTCCAGTAG
- the trxA gene encoding thioredoxin, with the protein MSNAKDVTDASFSTDVLAADKPVIVDFWAEWCGPCRKLGPILDEISVEYSEKVNVVKVNVDDNPAIAAEYGITSIPAVYLFKDGEVKSTVIGARPKQFFEKEFADVLS; encoded by the coding sequence ATGAGCAACGCTAAAGATGTAACCGACGCCAGTTTCAGCACGGATGTTCTGGCAGCAGACAAGCCCGTAATCGTGGATTTTTGGGCGGAATGGTGCGGCCCCTGCCGCAAGCTGGGACCGATCCTCGACGAGATCTCCGTGGAGTACAGCGAGAAGGTGAACGTCGTCAAGGTCAACGTTGACGACAACCCGGCCATCGCTGCCGAATACGGCATCACGTCTATCCCGGCCGTGTACCTGTTCAAGGACGGCGAGGTTAAGAGCACGGTAATCGGCGCCAGGCCCAAGCAGTTCTTCGAGAAAGAATTTGCGGACGTACTGTCCTAG
- the trxB gene encoding thioredoxin-disulfide reductase: protein MSNAENTASEVRDVIIVGSGPAGYTAAVYTARANLKPLLLAGSVTAGGELMNTTDVENYPGFPDGIMGPDLMENFEKQAARFGTEIQFEDVTELDLDGDIKTVTIGTGETFRARSIILSTGSAYRELGLPNEKRLSGHGVSWCATCDGFFFKDQDIAVIGGGDSAMEEALFLTKFAKSVTVVHRRDTLRASKIMADRALAHDKIKFIWNSGVEDVIGQDKVTGLRLKNLVDGTETELAVTGVFVAIGNDPRTDLVKGKLDLTPEGTIAVEGRTSKTSLKGVFAAGDVIDPTYRQAITASGSGCVAALDVEHYLADFHA from the coding sequence GTGAGCAACGCAGAAAACACCGCGTCCGAAGTACGTGATGTCATCATCGTCGGCTCCGGCCCCGCGGGCTACACCGCCGCGGTGTACACGGCACGTGCCAACCTGAAGCCGCTGCTCCTGGCCGGATCAGTGACCGCTGGCGGCGAGCTGATGAACACCACCGACGTCGAAAACTACCCCGGGTTCCCCGATGGCATCATGGGCCCGGACCTGATGGAGAACTTCGAGAAGCAGGCCGCCCGCTTCGGCACTGAAATTCAGTTCGAGGACGTAACCGAGCTCGACCTCGACGGTGACATCAAGACGGTAACCATCGGCACGGGGGAGACCTTCCGGGCACGCTCCATCATTCTTTCCACCGGCTCGGCCTACCGCGAGCTCGGTTTGCCGAATGAGAAGCGCCTCTCAGGCCACGGTGTCAGCTGGTGTGCAACCTGTGACGGTTTCTTTTTCAAGGACCAGGACATTGCGGTCATCGGCGGCGGTGATTCGGCCATGGAAGAAGCCCTGTTCCTCACCAAATTCGCAAAGTCCGTCACAGTTGTGCACCGCCGTGACACACTTCGGGCCTCCAAAATCATGGCGGACCGTGCCCTGGCCCACGACAAGATCAAGTTCATCTGGAACTCGGGCGTTGAAGATGTCATCGGCCAGGATAAAGTCACCGGACTGCGGTTGAAGAACCTCGTCGACGGTACTGAAACTGAATTGGCGGTCACCGGCGTCTTCGTGGCAATCGGCAACGACCCACGCACGGACCTCGTGAAAGGCAAGTTGGATCTCACCCCAGAGGGAACCATTGCGGTCGAGGGGCGTACCTCGAAGACCAGCCTCAAGGGTGTTTTCGCCGCCGGCGACGTCATCGACCCCACCTACCGCCAGGCCATCACGGCTTCAGGGTCCGGCTGTGTAGCCGCCCTCGACGTCGAACATTACTTGGCCGACTTCCACGCCTAA
- a CDS encoding ParB/RepB/Spo0J family partition protein: MSDKRRGLGRGLGALIPSSASMSGSGNGSAPSRPVDLFFPEPRKRNASAEILLADELEAELAETSAESSIPPAGNDAAAENESATTASTRKAPARQGAGGKSEPAAAGTDAQADEPEPSEKPARPDTAREREADSGVELVEVPGVRFAEIPVTDIHPNRKQPRSVFDEDDMAELVHSVREIGVLQPIVVRTSTENGGEPYELVMGERRWRAVQAAGLETIPAIVRDTTDDDLLRDALLENLHRSQLNPLEEAAAYQQLLEDFGTTHEQLADRIGRSRPQVSNTLRLLKLPPLVQRRVAAGVISAGHARALLALPDAAAMERMAQKIVSEGMSVRATEEAVTLYQSPSTNSKNNIPRPGARHERLDYLASSLSDRLDTNVKISLGARKGRVSIEFASVEDLNRIMDVLAPGPSS, encoded by the coding sequence ATGAGCGATAAGCGACGCGGCCTTGGCCGTGGACTTGGGGCACTCATTCCCAGTTCCGCCTCGATGAGCGGTTCCGGAAACGGATCGGCCCCGTCCCGTCCCGTGGATCTATTCTTCCCCGAGCCCCGGAAGCGGAACGCTTCGGCCGAGATTCTTCTGGCAGACGAGCTTGAGGCCGAGCTGGCAGAGACCAGCGCAGAGTCGTCGATCCCTCCGGCCGGCAATGACGCCGCAGCCGAGAACGAGTCGGCGACCACTGCCTCGACCCGCAAAGCACCTGCACGTCAGGGCGCCGGAGGCAAGAGCGAGCCCGCCGCGGCCGGGACTGATGCACAGGCCGACGAGCCGGAGCCGAGTGAAAAGCCGGCAAGGCCGGACACGGCCCGCGAACGTGAGGCCGACTCCGGCGTCGAGCTGGTTGAGGTTCCGGGCGTGCGTTTTGCGGAAATCCCCGTTACCGACATCCATCCCAACCGCAAGCAGCCACGGTCCGTCTTCGATGAGGACGACATGGCGGAGCTCGTCCACTCCGTGCGGGAAATCGGTGTGCTCCAGCCAATTGTCGTCCGAACCTCAACCGAAAACGGTGGCGAACCGTACGAACTGGTCATGGGTGAGCGCCGCTGGCGGGCAGTGCAGGCCGCAGGGCTGGAAACCATCCCGGCGATCGTTCGCGATACCACCGACGACGACTTGCTTCGCGATGCTTTGCTGGAGAACCTGCACCGCAGCCAGCTGAACCCCCTCGAAGAGGCTGCCGCGTACCAGCAGCTCTTGGAGGACTTCGGCACCACTCATGAGCAGCTGGCGGACCGTATCGGACGTTCACGCCCCCAGGTCTCCAACACGCTGCGTCTGCTGAAGCTGCCCCCGCTTGTCCAGCGCCGCGTCGCAGCCGGTGTCATCTCTGCCGGCCACGCGCGTGCGCTCCTGGCGCTCCCGGACGCGGCGGCGATGGAGCGCATGGCGCAGAAGATCGTGTCCGAGGGGATGTCGGTGCGAGCCACCGAGGAGGCCGTCACCCTGTACCAGAGTCCGTCGACGAATTCCAAGAACAATATTCCCCGTCCCGGAGCCCGGCATGAGCGTCTGGACTACCTGGCGTCATCCTTGTCCGATCGCCTGGACACCAACGTCAAAATTTCCCTCGGTGCCCGGAAGGGACGCGTAAGCATTGAGTTTGCGAGCGTTGAGGATCTCAACCGCATCATGGATGTCCTTGCCCCTGGTCCGTCCAGCTAG
- a CDS encoding ParA family protein: protein MTSSETSTQRIPPFVSLGSARSFVAPAITHGLSGNHTASVAKSAGKASVSRETAVSSAGNVLDSIDDSSPIARELAHENKRRERLLGRELPKPEKTRIFTVSNQKGGVGKTTTTVNIAAALAAAGLNVLVIDIDPQGNASTALGIEHHADIDSIYDVLINDLPLQDVVAPCPDIAKLICAPATIHLAGAEIELVSLVAREQRLRRAIDVYAKERAKNGEERLDYIFIDCPPSLGLLTVNAFCAANEVLIPIQCEYYALEGLSQLLKNIEMIQKHLNADLVVSTILLTMYDGRTNLAAQVAAEVREHFPDQVLGAVVPRSVRISEAPSYQQTVMTYDPSSTGALSYLEAAAEIAER, encoded by the coding sequence CACGGCATCGGTTGCTAAGAGCGCCGGCAAGGCCAGCGTTTCACGTGAAACGGCCGTGTCCTCCGCTGGCAACGTGCTGGACTCGATCGATGACTCCAGCCCCATCGCTCGGGAGCTGGCGCACGAGAACAAGCGGCGCGAACGCCTTCTCGGCCGTGAACTGCCGAAGCCAGAGAAGACCCGGATCTTCACCGTGTCCAACCAGAAGGGCGGCGTCGGCAAAACGACCACTACGGTCAACATTGCTGCCGCCCTGGCCGCTGCAGGACTCAATGTCCTGGTGATTGACATCGACCCGCAGGGAAACGCTTCCACTGCCCTCGGCATCGAACACCACGCCGACATCGACAGCATCTATGACGTGCTGATCAACGACCTCCCCCTGCAGGACGTCGTGGCCCCTTGCCCGGACATCGCAAAGCTGATTTGCGCACCGGCCACCATCCACCTGGCCGGTGCAGAAATCGAACTGGTCAGCCTCGTGGCCCGCGAACAGCGGCTTCGACGGGCCATCGATGTGTATGCCAAGGAGCGAGCCAAGAACGGTGAGGAGCGCCTTGACTACATCTTCATTGACTGCCCGCCGAGTCTGGGGCTGCTGACGGTCAACGCATTCTGCGCCGCCAACGAAGTTCTGATCCCAATCCAGTGTGAGTACTACGCGCTCGAGGGCTTGAGCCAGCTGCTGAAAAACATTGAAATGATCCAGAAGCACTTGAATGCGGACTTGGTTGTTTCCACAATTCTGCTGACCATGTACGATGGCCGCACCAACCTTGCCGCCCAGGTGGCCGCTGAAGTGCGCGAGCACTTCCCGGACCAGGTCCTCGGGGCCGTCGTTCCCCGATCCGTCCGCATCTCCGAAGCGCCTAGCTACCAGCAGACCGTGATGACGTACGACCCGTCATCGACCGGTGCGCTGTCCTACCTGGAAGCCGCAGCGGAAATCGCTGAACGTTAG